The following DNA comes from Alphaproteobacteria bacterium HT1-32.
CTTGTGGGAGGGGCCGATTGCCCTGACCGCAGCCACGCATATGATCGCTGCGGAGCGGAATTTCCCGCTGGGATGCGAGTTCTATATGCCGTCAGTGGTCTATAGTGCAGATGAGATTGAATGCCCGTTCGCGATATCCGAGGGGCAGGTGATTGTGCCTGACCGGCCGGGTCTCGGACTCGATATCGATGAAGACCGTCTGGACCGGTGTACGGTCCGCAGCGCCTGACCCAGCTATAATAATTTGTTCTGATCTTTGATGGAGACCACCATGCCTACTGCTGCCCAGATTATCGCCCGGCGTCTTTACGATCAGGGGTGCCGTTATGCGTTCGGTATGCCGGGTGGTGAGGTGCTGACCATGCTGGATGCCCTGCGTGAAGTGGGGATCGAATTCGTTCTGGTGAAGCATGAGAATGCCGGTGGCTACATGGCGGAGGGCATCTACCACATGACAGGCGCTCCGGCGATTCTGCTGGCGACGGTCGGTCCGGGTGTCGCCAATGCAGTGAATACGGTGGCAAATGCCGAACAGGACCGGGTGCCGCTGATCTTCCTGACCGGATGTGTCGATGCGGCGGAGGCGCTGACCTACAACCATCAGATTTTCGACCATGTTGCGCTGATGAAACCGGTGACGAAAGGCAGCTTTACCGTTGCCGACGGCAATGTGGATGTGCTGGTCGACAAGGCGCTGGCGATTGCGCTGGATGGTCAGCCGGGCCCGGTTCATATCGACCTGCCGATTGCCATCGCGAAAAAGCAGTATGATGTGACAACCCCTGTTCGCAGACCCTTCCCCTCGCTGGTTGCCCCGGCACCGGGCGGGGATATCGAGCAGGCAAAGGACTGGCTGCGGCAGGCGAAAAAGCCGCTGATTATTGCCGGTCTTGATGTCCTGCATCAGCATGCGGAAGACGCGGTGACGGCTTTCGCCCGCGATTTCGGCATTCCGGTTATTACCACCTACAAGGCCAAGGGTGTGCTGGACGAAAATGACCCGCTGGCGATGGGGGGGGCCGGTCTGTCACCGGTTGCTGACGAACAGTTCATGAAGCTGGTGAAGAACAGTGATTTCATTCTGCTTGCCGGATATGACCCGATTGAAATGCGGTCCGGCTGGATACAGCCCTGGTCGAACGGGCAGCGGGTGGTCGAATTCAGTGCCGTGCCGAACCATCATTATGTGCATACCGCGAGCATGAGTTTTGTCGGCGATATCGGGGCCGGTCTGACGATGTTGCGTGATGGTGCCGCGCCGGTGGCAAGCTGGCCGGATGGGGAGCCTGCAAAAGTGCGCAAGGCACTGATCGACGGCTACCGACTGGATGAAGCCTGGGGCCCGGCAGCAATTGTTGACGTGGTGCGCAG
Coding sequences within:
- a CDS encoding thiamine pyrophosphate-binding protein, with translation MPTAAQIIARRLYDQGCRYAFGMPGGEVLTMLDALREVGIEFVLVKHENAGGYMAEGIYHMTGAPAILLATVGPGVANAVNTVANAEQDRVPLIFLTGCVDAAEALTYNHQIFDHVALMKPVTKGSFTVADGNVDVLVDKALAIALDGQPGPVHIDLPIAIAKKQYDVTTPVRRPFPSLVAPAPGGDIEQAKDWLRQAKKPLIIAGLDVLHQHAEDAVTAFARDFGIPVITTYKAKGVLDENDPLAMGGAGLSPVADEQFMKLVKNSDFILLAGYDPIEMRSGWIQPWSNGQRVVEFSAVPNHHYVHTASMSFVGDIGAGLTMLRDGAAPVASWPDGEPAKVRKALIDGYRLDEAWGPAAIVDVVRSVMEPDGVATVDSGAHRILLSQAWKAPMPRRLLQSTGLCTMGIALPLAIGAKLAAPSRQVVSFSGDAGIEMVLNELATARDKKTAIVAVVFVDESLSLIELKQRNTQLPNVGVDFGATDFPAVARALGGEGMFIEDRETLERELKAAFARDCFTVLACRIDRRAYDGRL